A window of Oncorhynchus keta strain PuntledgeMale-10-30-2019 chromosome 27, Oket_V2, whole genome shotgun sequence contains these coding sequences:
- the LOC118360097 gene encoding delta-type opioid receptor-like, with protein MLLMNNSDVGALCNSSSGGGQGNGTDGTEMTKLLVPMLDGLILVTGLAGHCLVISILAGRRRRGGKPPHGTDTLLLALSAADMLLLLCLPFHTAAIALGSWPFGSFLCKVVSFLGVACSSASVFTLAALAVTRYLTVVHPAWSFRSRMHSRLKLTVALLWVPAVALAAPQFAFRTVAVSSALHCFAFLGGLSQLVYSTALFLFAFAIPLGVIVMMYAKIYCFLRQTRVSGRAPQLERYQSQVTHTSALLVLVFTLCWLPSYGLMFSLLGVKISGVSSYRSIAIFIRLLASSAAVVNPVLYVFMSNKFRRDLMDLGRERWEGCRGCTAGCPGVFRGRDMVRPFNPVELDTPTLPLPGF; from the exons ATGCTGCTGATGAACAATAGTGATGTGGGAGCTTTgtgtaacagtagtagtggtgggggCCAGGGCAATGGGACAGACGGGACCGAGATGACGAAGTTGTTGGTGCCCATGCTGGACGGCCTCATCCTGGTGACAGGCCTGGCGGGCCACTGCCTAGTCATCTCCATCCTGGCCGGCCGCAGGAGGCGAG GTGGAAAGCCTCCTCATGGGACAGACACCCTGCTGCTGGCTCTGAGTGCTGCTGACATGCTGCTGTTGCTCTGCCTACCCTTCCACACCGCGGCCATCGCCCTGGGCTCCTGGCCCTTCGGCAGCTTCCTCTGCAAg GTCGTCAGCTTCCTGGGCGTGGCCTGTTCTTCCGCCTCAGTCTTCACGCTGGCTGCGCTCGCCGTGACCCGCTACCTGACTGTGGTCCACCCCGCCTGGTCCTTCCGCTCTCGCATGCACAGCCGCCTCAAACTGACCGTGGCGCTCCTCTGGGTTCCCGCCGTAGCCCTGGCAGCTCCGCAGTTTGCTTTCCGCACGGTGGCGGTGTCCAGCGCGTTACACTGCTTCGCCTTCCTGGGCGGCCTCAGTCAGCTGGTGTACAGCACGGCGTTGTTCCTGTTTGCCTTTGCGATACCATTGGGGGTTATTGTGATGATGTACGCCAAGATCTACTGCTTCCTGCGCCAGACGAGAGTGTCGGGACGTGCCCCTCAGCTGGAGCGCTACCAAAGCCAG GTGACCCACACGTCAGCTCTGCTGGTGCTGGTCTTCACCCTCTGCTGgctgccctcctacggcctcatGTTCTCCCTCTTGG GGGTCAAGATCTCTGGTGTCTCCAGCTACCGCTCCATAGCAATCTTCATCCGCCTACTGGCGTCTTCAGCCGCGGTGGTTAACCCCGTCCTCTACGTGTTCATGTCCAATAAGTTCAGGAGGGATCTGATGGACTTGGGccgggagagatgggagggttgCAGGGGGTGTACGGCAGGGTGTCCGGGGGTGTTCAGGGGCAGGGACATGGTGCGGCCCTTCAACCCTGTGGAGCTGGATACGCCAACCCTACCCTTACCCGGATTCTAA